The DNA sequence GCCAAGTGCAAAAATTCCTAGTGTTGAAATTCCTCCACCAGTAAAAATATCTAAAAACCCAATTAATTGCCCCCCTTGCTGGATAAATTCTTTAAAAGCTTCCCTATCTATCCCTGGGACAGGGATATAAATGCCTAGTCGAACTAAAAGCAACATCCCTAAGGTAATTAAAACCCTTCCTCTTAGTTCTTTGTTAAGTACAAGCTGAGAAACTACTTCAGATGCACTTGGATTACGACCTCTACTAACAAGCATTGAAATGATTAATTATTGAAAACTAAGAAAGTCAATCTAATCAAACTTCTTGTAATCAAAGGTTTCACAGGTGCCCCCTGCCCCTTCTATTTTACTTTTCGCAGACATAGTGAATGCGGCAGCTTGAACGTTAAGCTTTACTTTGAGATTTCCATTGCCTAAAACCTTCAAAGGATATTTTGGGCTAGTTAGAATGCCTTCTTTTACTAGAACATCCAAATTCACTTTGCTCCCATCCTTTAATTGATTTAAGGATGCAACATTAACGATGCTATAGCTCTTTGGATTAACTAAAGGGAAATGCTTTAATTTTGGTACTCGTCTATATAAAGGCATCTGTCCACCTTCAAATCCAGGGCGAGTTGGTCTCCCTGAGCGGGACTTCTGCCCTCGCATACCAAAGCCACAGCTTGCACCCTGTCCAGCAGCAATCCCACGACCTTTACGTAATTTTCTACGCCTGGAACCTTTATTTGGTTTTAGAGAGTCAAGTTTAATAGTCATTAGAAATTAAGAATAAATTTGCTCAAGAGAAATGCCTCTCTCTTTGGCTGTGCCTTTATGAGTCCTAAGTTCTGCCAAAGCAACCATTGCTGCCCTTGCATTATTTAATGGTGTTTTACTACCCAATCTTTTAGCAAGAACATTTTTAATACCAGCCAACTCTAAAACAGTACGAATAGAGCCTCCAGCAATTACACCAGTACCAGGGGCAGCAGGACGAATTAAAACACTAGCTGCACCATCTCTTCCATTAGAAAGAGTCGGAATAGAACTATTTCTTGTCAAAGGAACCTTGACGAGATTTTTTTTACCATCAGCCACTCCTTTCCTTACAGCGCCTATCACATCTCCTGCTTTACCTACACCCACACCTACTTGACCTTTCTCATTACCAACAACAACAATCGCTCTAAAACTCATTTTCTTACCTCCTTTCACTGTTTTAGAGACCCTGCGAATCTGGACTACTCTCTCTTGCCATTCTGAGTCTCGTTCTTGATTTCTTCCTGAGCGTCTATTTCTTTTTTCGCCGCGATTACCGCCACCTTTTCGCTGTTGCTGTTGCTGTCCTTCAGCGGCCGCAGGTACTGCCGAAGAGGTTTCTTTAGTTTGGTTTTTGTTTGGAGTGTCGGACATGGT is a window from the Prochlorococcus marinus str. MIT 9211 genome containing:
- the rplO gene encoding 50S ribosomal protein L15, with translation MTIKLDSLKPNKGSRRRKLRKGRGIAAGQGASCGFGMRGQKSRSGRPTRPGFEGGQMPLYRRVPKLKHFPLVNPKSYSIVNVASLNQLKDGSKVNLDVLVKEGILTSPKYPLKVLGNGNLKVKLNVQAAAFTMSAKSKIEGAGGTCETFDYKKFD
- the rpsE gene encoding 30S ribosomal protein S5, with amino-acid sequence MSDTPNKNQTKETSSAVPAAAEGQQQQQRKGGGNRGEKRNRRSGRNQERDSEWQERVVQIRRVSKTVKGGKKMSFRAIVVVGNEKGQVGVGVGKAGDVIGAVRKGVADGKKNLVKVPLTRNSSIPTLSNGRDGAASVLIRPAAPGTGVIAGGSIRTVLELAGIKNVLAKRLGSKTPLNNARAAMVALAELRTHKGTAKERGISLEQIYS